In the genome of Tsukamurella paurometabola DSM 20162, the window CTTCGCCCCGGATGGAGCGTTCAGGAGCAGGTTAGGGCGTTCGCGCACGCGTGGTACCGAATTACAGGTGACCGACACATGACCGTTATCCGACGAACGATCCCTTGTCTTTAGTTAGTCGAACTCTCCGTGGCGGCCGGCGCCGCCCGCGAACCGGGTCGCACCGGCGACGGCTCCGTCCGACAGGGAGGCCACGCCGTACCGGTGCTCGACCAACAGTGCGTCGGACTCGGTGAGGCCCTCCGACTCCAGCATCGAGAGCCGGTCATTGCGCAGGCAGGTCTGCGGGAACCCGGCGAGCTCGGCGCCCAGGGCGACGGCGGCGGCCAGTGCGGTCCCGGGTTCGACGATGCGGTTCACCAGGCCGATCGCATGGGCCTCCGGCGCGTCGACGGGGCGTCCGGTGAGAATCAGGTCCATCGCGCGGCTCGCACCGATCAATCGGGGCAGGCGCACCGTCCCGCCGTCGATCAGCGGCACGCCCCAGCGGCGACAGAACACGCCCAGGATCGCGTCCGACGCGGCGACCCGCAGGTCGGCCCAGATCGCCAACTCCAGACCGCCCGCCACGGCATGCCCCTCGATCGCCGCGATCACCGGCTTGGACACCCGCATCCGGGAAATCCCCATGGGCGCATCACCATCGGGCTCGACCCGGTTCGGATCGCCCGCGGCCACGGCCTTGAGATCCGCTCCAGCGCAAAAGGTACCGCCGGCACCGT includes:
- a CDS encoding crotonase/enoyl-CoA hydratase family protein, whose translation is MTDTVVVHREGPVTVIEIDRPTVRNAVDRATAEALAGAFRAFDADPGAAVAVLHGAGGTFCAGADLKAVAAGDPNRVEPDGDAPMGISRMRVSKPVIAAIEGHAVAGGLELAIWADLRVAASDAILGVFCRRWGVPLIDGGTVRLPRLIGASRAMDLILTGRPVDAPEAHAIGLVNRIVEPGTALAAAVALGAELAGFPQTCLRNDRLSMLESEGLTESDALLVEHRYGVASLSDGAVAGATRFAGGAGRHGEFD